In the genome of Bacillus sp. SM2101, the window CGAACCTTCCCATTTATTTGAACAACAATCTCAACTTCAATGTCTACAAGCTTTTCCTCGGCGTAAGTAGGCCACTCCTCATATGTAATTGTATGTTTATTTCCTAACTTACTCCATAGCTCTTCTGCAATATGAGGGGTGATTGGCGCAAGAAGCTTTATGAACCCTTCCATGTATTCTATCGGGAGTTCTTCTGATTTATAAGCATCATTAATGAATACCATCAATTGAGATATCCCTGTATTAAATCGAAGAGCTTCATAGTCTTCTGTGACTTTCTTAACAGTTTGATGGTACACTTTTTCAAGTTTTCCATCGTTCTTATCCCTAATTTTACTACTTAGTTCTCCATTGTCTTTAACTATTAGACGCCATACACGATCAATGAAACGGCGAGCACCGTCAAGACCTGTAGTAGACCAAGCAATAGAAGCATCAAGAGGCCCCATAAACATCTCGTAAAGTCGAAGCGTATCAGCACCATGACTCTCTACAATTTCATCTGGATTAACAACATTACCTTTTGACTTACTCATTTTTTCATTATTTTCCCCTAAAATCATTCCTTGATTGAATAATTTTTTGAATGGCTCTTTTGTAGGAACAACCCCAATATCATAAAGGAATTTATGCCAGAAACGAGCATAGAGCAAATGAAGAACAACATGCTCAGATCCCCCAATATACATATCCACAGGAAGCCATTCCTTCAGCTTTTCCTGATCAGCTAGTTGTTCTGTGTTATTTGGATCGATATAGCGTAGGTAATACCAGCAGCTGCCCGCCCACTGAGGCATTGTATTTGTTTCACGACGTCCTTTTTTTCCTGTTTCAGGATCTACAACATTCACCCATTCAGCAATATTAGCAAGCGGAGATTCTCCTGTACCAGATGGCTTTATTTCCGTTGTTTTTGGTAGTTGTAGTGGAAGGTCTTTTTCTTGTACAACTGTACTTGTTCCATCCTCCCAGTGAATAACTGGAATTGGTTCACCCCAATAGCGTTGACGGCTAAATAGCCAATCACGTAGACGATATGTGACTTTCTTAGTTCCAATTTCGTTTTCATCAAGCCAAGTCAGAGCTTTTTTGATTCCCTCTTCTATGTCAAGACCATCTAAGAACCCAGAATTAATGTGCTTTCCGTCACCTGTATATGCTTCTTTTGTTATGTCCCCACCTGCTACTACTTCTTCAATTAATAAATTAAATTTTTGAGCGAATTCATAATCACGCTCATCATGAGCTGGCACTGCCATAATGGCTCCAGAACCGTAACCCATAAGCACATAATCAGCAATCCAAATCGGTATTTTTTTTCGATTAGCAGGGTTAATCGTGTATGCACCTGTAAAAACACCTGTTTTGTCTTTCGCAAGATCTGTCCGTTCAAGGTCACTTTTTGATTTAATGGAATCAATATAAGTCTCAACCTCTACTTTTTGGTCGGAAGTTGTAATCTTTTCTACTAAGGGGTGTTCAGGTGCTAGCACTGCGTATGTTGCTCCAAAGATGGTATCAGGACGAGTCGTAAATACATCCAATGTTTCGTTGTGTCTATCAATCTTAAATGTGATTTCTCCACCCTCTGAACGACCAATCCAGTTCCTTTGCATATCCTTTATACTTTCTGGCCAGTTCAATTCTTCAAGATCTTCAAGTAAACGATCCGCATAGGCAGTTATTTTTAGCATCCATTGACGCATTGGTCGACGCTCAACAGGGTGGCCACCACGTTCACTTTTCCCATCAATAACCTCTTCATTTGCTAAAACTGTCCCTAGTACAGGGCACCAGTTAACCGGAACCTCATCAACATAGGCCAGCCCTTTTTCATATAGCTTCGTGAATATCCACTGTGTCCATTTATAATAATTTTTATCAGTCGTATTCACTTCACGACCCCAATCATAAGAATAACCTAAAGACTTAATTTGTCTACGAAAGTTATCAATATTCACTTTTGTAAATTCTGCGGGATCATTTCCTGTATCAAGCGCATATTGCTCTGTTGGAAGACCAAATGCATCCCATCCCATTGGATGAAGGACATTATAGCCTTGCATACGCTTCATTCTTGAAAGAATGTCCGTTGCTGTAAATGGCTCAGAGTGTCCAACATGTAGACCAGCCCCTGAAGTATACGGGAACATGTCAAGCGCATAAAATTTTGGCTTGTCAGCATCCTCAGTTGTTTTATATGTATTGTGATCTTCCCAGTAGTGTTGCCACTTTTTTTCAATTTCGCCATGGTTATAGCTCATGTTTATTCCTCCTTTTTAAGTAAAAATAACATCGATTATAGATGTATAAACCGACTGCTCTACTGCTTAACATGTGGATGTAGCACGCTTGATATAACACAAAAAACCTCTCGTCCCATGTAAATACATGGGACGAGAGGTTTTATCTCCCGCGGTACCACCCAAATTAGTGCAATAGAAAGTACACTCGGCTCAAAGTCCTTAACGCGGACGAACGGTAAACACTACTCATTTCATGTTTACAACTCCAAGGCGAGTTCATGACCCTTTCGGTTGACTTTCACCACCCGTCAACTCTCTAATAACGAAAGCAGTTCATTATTACTCCTTTTCAATGCATTAAATATGATTTGTTTTTTATTGTATGCAATATTTAAGTGAGTTGCAAGTACCATTGAATGAATTTTCATTTTTTTTATTTGATCCACAATTCATGAGGCTAACTATTATGAAAGCCCTGTTACAGATACGCTCTCATCCCGTTTTAATAGTCGGTCATGAAAAATGGTTAGTAAAATAGAAATTAATAATAATCCAATAAGTACATAGAATTTTGTCAGCATCCGTAGTTACCGAGTAGGAGCTATAACACTAAAAAGTATTCTCTGAAATAGAGAATACTTCAGACCGTAGACAAACCCCCACTTTTACATATAGTGAAGGTGGGGGTTGTCTACGGTCTGAGACCACCAAAATGGTGATCCTTTAATTTAACTTTTGCGCCCGTTAACGTAATAAGAGATTAACTCTCATAACAACTTATTAATAAATCTATCCCCATTTCACCGATTAGCTTTAATGCTTTTGACGGCAAGGTAAAATTGCAT includes:
- the leuS gene encoding leucine--tRNA ligase → MSYNHGEIEKKWQHYWEDHNTYKTTEDADKPKFYALDMFPYTSGAGLHVGHSEPFTATDILSRMKRMQGYNVLHPMGWDAFGLPTEQYALDTGNDPAEFTKVNIDNFRRQIKSLGYSYDWGREVNTTDKNYYKWTQWIFTKLYEKGLAYVDEVPVNWCPVLGTVLANEEVIDGKSERGGHPVERRPMRQWMLKITAYADRLLEDLEELNWPESIKDMQRNWIGRSEGGEITFKIDRHNETLDVFTTRPDTIFGATYAVLAPEHPLVEKITTSDQKVEVETYIDSIKSKSDLERTDLAKDKTGVFTGAYTINPANRKKIPIWIADYVLMGYGSGAIMAVPAHDERDYEFAQKFNLLIEEVVAGGDITKEAYTGDGKHINSGFLDGLDIEEGIKKALTWLDENEIGTKKVTYRLRDWLFSRQRYWGEPIPVIHWEDGTSTVVQEKDLPLQLPKTTEIKPSGTGESPLANIAEWVNVVDPETGKKGRRETNTMPQWAGSCWYYLRYIDPNNTEQLADQEKLKEWLPVDMYIGGSEHVVLHLLYARFWHKFLYDIGVVPTKEPFKKLFNQGMILGENNEKMSKSKGNVVNPDEIVESHGADTLRLYEMFMGPLDASIAWSTTGLDGARRFIDRVWRLIVKDNGELSSKIRDKNDGKLEKVYHQTVKKVTEDYEALRFNTGISQLMVFINDAYKSEELPIEYMEGFIKLLAPITPHIAEELWSKLGNKHTITYEEWPTYAEEKLVDIEVEIVVQINGKVRAKLLASHEANSEELKKQALEEIQETIEGKTVRKVIVVPEKLVNIVAD